From the Limosilactobacillus panis genome, one window contains:
- a CDS encoding ATP-binding protein produces the protein MVANALNLVDGKKVAVDFLKAHHLLIVGQTGSGKITTTLSLLDQFQHENQTAIVLDPTGEYAQLPNAVTYTLGENAYLEAGKLNASELQEVLGAPPLLTEKSVQAIDQYQQLLNQLSTWTSEYQIAQLPDQLVEEMVIPFPDSRADYHLLGQVYDYATISRAWTAMMNLRERLSTPYFRRIFDMVPHPGRAKTELSFVLKMFLAHRSSHRTLVIDLSMLKQFESRQGAIISYLLKIILNNRLQKRTAFPVNIVLDEAHRYLPANGQSLSHNGIFQILREGRKVHLRMILTAQSPLDLPAKMRSQFNTVLIHRLLSADELTALSTTVPFSTVAGLPTGQAFLQTAGGAQQVVVNTPEWWTD, from the coding sequence ATGGTAGCAAACGCACTTAATTTGGTTGACGGCAAAAAGGTCGCCGTGGATTTTCTTAAGGCTCACCACTTACTGATCGTCGGACAGACGGGAAGTGGGAAAATTACTACGACCTTGTCTTTACTTGATCAGTTTCAGCATGAGAATCAGACCGCAATCGTCCTTGATCCAACAGGCGAGTATGCCCAATTACCTAACGCTGTGACCTATACTCTGGGAGAAAATGCATACCTGGAAGCGGGGAAACTCAATGCTAGTGAATTGCAGGAGGTACTGGGGGCCCCACCCTTATTAACGGAGAAATCGGTTCAGGCAATCGACCAGTACCAACAATTACTCAACCAGTTAAGCACTTGGACGAGTGAATATCAAATTGCCCAATTGCCAGACCAACTAGTTGAAGAAATGGTCATTCCCTTTCCGGATAGCCGGGCCGACTACCACCTGCTGGGTCAGGTGTATGATTACGCCACCATTAGTCGGGCATGGACGGCGATGATGAACCTTCGTGAGCGCCTGAGCACCCCTTACTTCCGCCGGATTTTTGATATGGTCCCCCACCCGGGAAGGGCAAAAACAGAGCTTTCGTTTGTCCTAAAGATGTTCCTGGCCCACCGCAGTAGTCACCGGACCCTAGTCATTGACCTCTCCATGCTGAAACAGTTTGAAAGCCGTCAGGGGGCCATTATTTCCTACCTTCTCAAGATTATTTTAAATAACCGTCTCCAGAAGCGGACCGCTTTTCCGGTGAACATCGTTCTTGACGAAGCCCACCGCTACCTGCCCGCTAACGGCCAGTCCCTTAGTCACAACGGAATTTTTCAGATCCTCCGGGAGGGACGCAAGGTTCATCTCCGGATGATTTTGACAGCCCAGTCACCGCTAGACCTGCCCGCTAAAATGCGGTCACAGTTTAATACAGTCCTTATTCACCGTCTCCTAAGTGCCGACGAATTAACCGCCCTGTCAACGACGGTACCGTTTTCTACGGTAGCAGGTTTACCAACTGGTCAGGCCTTTTTGCAAACGGCCGGCGGTGCCCAGCAAGTGGTCGTAAATACGCCGGAGTGGTGGACAGATTGA
- a CDS encoding GNAT family N-acetyltransferase, giving the protein MKGYSTVKQLYMRAFPKYERETWPWMMLKSHFREADFMAFYDRQRFVGFAYVIHSHGFHYILFLAVNDQLRSQGYGSRIIAELRKLYRKDSLILDVEQPNPQAQNNHQRLRRIAFYRRNGFYLTSKRIEESQMTYQVLATKKRINQQGIDRIFQWFAWPLGWFIQ; this is encoded by the coding sequence TTGAAAGGATATTCAACAGTTAAACAGCTATACATGCGGGCCTTTCCGAAGTATGAACGGGAGACTTGGCCTTGGATGATGCTCAAAAGCCACTTTAGGGAGGCCGACTTTATGGCCTTTTACGATCGACAACGCTTTGTCGGCTTTGCCTACGTCATCCACAGTCACGGCTTTCACTACATCCTCTTCCTTGCCGTTAACGACCAGCTGCGTTCGCAAGGGTATGGCAGCCGGATCATCGCCGAACTGCGGAAGCTGTACCGCAAGGACTCCCTGATCCTAGACGTTGAACAGCCTAACCCTCAAGCGCAAAATAACCATCAACGGTTACGTCGCATCGCCTTCTACCGACGCAATGGTTTCTACCTCACGTCAAAAAGAATTGAGGAAAGCCAGATGACTTACCAAGTTCTCGCTACTAAAAAACGTATCAACCAGCAGGGAATTGACCGGATCTTTCAATGGTTTGCCTGGCCCCTTGGCTGGTTTATCCAATAA